Proteins from a single region of Zavarzinella sp.:
- a CDS encoding TVP38/TMEM64 family protein, translating into MILLFLAVVSTFYLAGGQQYLSWDYFTTQRNTLQAWVGQHTTLAVLLYFTIYVLATTFSLPAAGILTLIGGALFGRWLGTGIVSIASTIGATLAFLSSRYLLRDWVRTRLGNKLAKLDAGIARDGAFYLYMLRMIPLFPFFLINIGMGLTSIRTRPFMIASWAGMLPGTFLFVNAGAELGSAATPKDLWSARTVLAFVALALFPLVVKYLFRSRTTPRGDEKMKN; encoded by the coding sequence TTGATTTTGCTTTTTCTGGCAGTCGTCAGCACCTTTTATCTGGCGGGTGGGCAGCAGTACCTGTCGTGGGACTATTTCACCACGCAGCGGAACACTCTGCAGGCATGGGTGGGGCAGCACACCACCTTGGCCGTGCTACTCTATTTCACCATCTACGTGCTTGCTACCACCTTTTCCCTGCCTGCTGCCGGCATTCTGACGCTGATCGGTGGGGCATTATTTGGGCGTTGGCTGGGAACCGGAATCGTCAGCATTGCCTCCACGATCGGTGCCACGCTGGCCTTCCTGAGCAGTCGGTACCTGTTGCGGGACTGGGTTCGCACCCGCTTGGGCAATAAACTGGCAAAACTGGATGCTGGCATCGCCCGCGATGGGGCGTTCTACCTCTACATGCTTCGAATGATCCCCCTCTTTCCTTTTTTTCTCATTAATATTGGCATGGGCCTGACTTCGATCCGCACCCGACCGTTTATGATCGCCAGTTGGGCAGGCATGCTGCCTGGCACCTTTCTGTTTGTGAATGCAGGTGCAGAGTTGGGCAGTGCAGCCACTCCAAAAGACCTGTGGTCAGCACGCACGGTGCTGGCGTTTGTGGCACTGGCATTATTTCCGCTTGTGGTGAAATATCTGTTCCGCAGCCGCACCACCCCACGTGGGGATGAAAAAATGAAAAATTGA
- a CDS encoding DUF1080 domain-containing protein — MRTLSLVVLMLVSATSNIQAQQPKKKNPKEAPVVAPKKGESKTIELFDGKTTTGWIGYEELWSVQDGAIVGKNIKPLKFSTYLLTKDNYSDFRLVFSSKLVTSEMHSGVAFWGEVRPSVSKNPETDRTKFTYAGHLVMHPSGWGMYDLFGRNGLPVSGAPAKKVGKQHDWNDIEILAQGNRVRVAVNGVAVVDWRDPEPERIKEGPIGLQLHSNSVPQEIQFKGLKLETFPKEDKLITVK; from the coding sequence ATGCGGACTCTCTCCCTCGTCGTGCTGATGCTCGTATCTGCTACGAGCAACATCCAGGCACAGCAACCAAAGAAAAAAAATCCCAAGGAAGCACCCGTCGTTGCTCCGAAGAAAGGTGAATCGAAAACCATCGAACTCTTTGATGGTAAGACGACAACTGGCTGGATCGGTTATGAAGAGCTCTGGTCTGTTCAGGATGGTGCGATTGTCGGCAAAAATATCAAGCCACTCAAATTTTCCACGTATCTGTTAACGAAAGATAATTACAGCGATTTTCGCCTGGTGTTCTCGTCGAAATTGGTAACTTCTGAAATGCACTCTGGGGTTGCGTTCTGGGGCGAGGTGAGGCCAAGTGTCAGCAAAAATCCGGAAACAGACCGCACCAAGTTTACCTATGCTGGTCATCTGGTGATGCATCCGTCCGGTTGGGGTATGTACGATCTGTTTGGCCGCAACGGTCTGCCTGTCAGCGGAGCCCCTGCAAAGAAAGTCGGCAAACAACACGACTGGAATGACATTGAAATCCTGGCGCAGGGCAATCGTGTACGCGTTGCAGTCAATGGCGTTGCAGTAGTTGACTGGCGTGACCCGGAACCGGAACGCATCAAAGAAGGTCCTATCGGTCTCCAACTGCATTCGAATTCCGTTCCACAGGAAATCCAATTCAAAGGGCTGAAATTAGAAACTTTTCCCAAAGAAGATAAGCTGATTACAGTCAAGTAA